A single window of Rhodamnia argentea isolate NSW1041297 chromosome 5, ASM2092103v1, whole genome shotgun sequence DNA harbors:
- the LOC115743829 gene encoding uncharacterized protein LOC115743829 isoform X2 — MPFWNMLHFRFHPGRRGLKHTVVFITRWKSWQLEPGIDAESADASRNELLRAMDLRLMVLRGELAAAFGQVAGDTYSVEEMNNIADFSQLLGAAELENALHRILETSKNSQFVDSEDNSSIKRDSKDVEFARKERSNLISKAVNTEVPVQYNVSPAKVAQVERESSTGSEDSSDSNDEDQTSAERSRSMLRSASRRRSASPMRRVQIGRGGSRRAAALTIKSLNYFPARERTVANDIDEEGSEQPNKKPENDLRMSVQDRINLFESKQRDQAVEIEKRRSLVNISIGANKSVLRRWSAGVGGSSSFQHESEINPDITPVCSGDTVEEVTKDSAEVTVEVNVMSESQPVVETDEDVRLEKWESGGSPPVDNISDSRAVQGEENNDRSISSAEWNRQKEEELNQMMLKMMKSKNASNKAELSGSQELPVEQRGGFYDQYRQKRDERLRGENAGKREEKQAQFRAMQRTLNERKAEMATANTNDSSKKTSSKKPQKPLNTASQPAKVKKETPNPSVTKKTSPKTSLVPRTRKSWPSTPTMRTTGTSPAKTSGPLSSTGAAPTRRKPQPAGPTPSLSRPKPKSEKPSTQQKNVREAQSNKQRIMKSVDDKKLQPVTKVTRTGKSKAVTASLDGSGAVSAKPSFYNKVTKKSSVVPLESKPLRKSSGIGHGVSPLAKKKPAELEKAVTGCGNSSEEQKNEQIGVVSDLMSQHEVVDGASVVVADATVEPETQESSTQECDEAEKKDQVVHEGGYGSKNITEPLDVRTEEESTISPMAWVEIEEHQDPPSLCDDPVSEVLSHASNLPIGSSSPRVRHSLSQMLQEESSEPDICEWGNAENPPSMIYQKDAPKGLKRLLKFARKNKGDGNTSGWSSPSMYSEGEDDMDDPKVSSKRSTENLLKALHAKNLVANEQLSAHLGGHKFHDSHVSAGASTTKASRSFFSLSAFRGSKPSETKFR; from the exons ATGCCATTTTGGAATATGCTTCATTTCAGATTTCATCCGGGCAGGAGAG GTTTGAAGCATACGGTTGTATTCATAACAAGGTGGAAAAGTTGGCAACTGGAG CCTGGAATAGACGCTGAATCAGCAGATGCTTCGAG GAATGAACTGTTGCGAGCTATGGATCTGAGGCTCATGGTGTTGAGAGGGGAGTTAGCTGCAGCGTTTGGTCAAGTTGCAGGTGACACCTACTCTGTTGAAGAGATGAACAATATAGCAGATTTCTCTCAACTTCTTGGAGCAGCAGAATTGGA GAATGCCTTGCATAGGATTCTAGAAACAAGCAAAAACAGCCAGTTTGTTGATTCCGAGGACAATTCCTCAATCAAACGTGATTCAAAGGATGTGGAATTTGCTAGGAAGGAGAGGAGTAATTTGATATCAAAGGCAGTAAACACAGAAGTGCCTGTACAGTACAATGTTTCACCGGCGAAAGTTGCACAGGTTGAGCGAGAGAGCTCAACAGGAAGTGAGGATTCTTCGGACTCTAATGATGAAGATCAAACATCTGCAGAAAGAAGTCGAAGTATGTTAAGATCTGCATCACGTAGAAGGTCAGCATCTCCAATGCGCAGGGTTCAAATAGGGAGAGGTGGGTCCCGTAGGGCTGCTGCCCTAACAATCAAGAGCCTCAATTATTTTCCAGCTAGAGAGAGGACCGTTGCTAATGACATTGATGAAGAGGGATCTGAGCAACCTAATAAAAAACCAGAAAATGATCTACGAATGAGTGTTCAGGATCGAATCAATCTTTTTGAAAGTAAGCAAAGGGATCAGGCTGTGGAGATTGAGAAAAGGAGGTCATTAGTTAACATATCTATAGGTGCAAATAAATCTGTTTTGAGGCGATGGAGTGCTGGTGTGGGAGGCTCTTCCTCGTTCCAACACGAGTCAGAGATTAATCCGGATATTACTCCAGTATGTTCAGGCGATACCGTGGAAGAGGTTACGAAGGATTCAGCAGAAGTGACTGTGGAAGTGAATGTAATGTCTGAAAGTCAACCTGTTGTTGAGACCGATGAAGATGTAAGATTGGAAAAATGGGAAAGTGGGGGCTCTCCTCCGGTAGATAATATCTCAGACAGTAGAGCAGTCcaaggagaagaaaataatgataggTCAATATCCTCGGCTGAATGGAATCGGCAGAAAGAAGAGGAGTTGAACCAGATGATgctaaaaatgatgaaaagtAAGAATGCTTCTAATAAAGCCGAACTCAGTGGAAGTCAAGAACTTCCTGTTGAGCAGCGAGGAGGGTTCTATGATCAGTATAGACAGAAGAGGGATGAGAGGCTTCGAGGAGAGAATGCTGGAAAACGAGAGGAAAAACAAGCACAATTTAGAGCCATGCAACGAACTCTAAATGAGAGGAAAGCTGAAATGGCCACTGCAAATACAAATGATAGCAGCAAAAAGACTTCCTCAAAGAAGCCCCAGAAGCCACTCAATACGGCATCTCAACCTGCAAAAGTTAAGAAAGAAACCCCAAATCCTTCCGTAACCAAGAAGACTTCCCCGAAAACATCTCTTGTACCTAGGACGCGTAAATCATGGCCATCAACTCCAACAATGAGAACCACGGGAACATCACCAGCTAAGACTTCTGGTCCCCTATCTTCTACAGGCGCTGCACCAACTCGTCGAAAACCTCAGCCAGCGGGTCCTACGCCATCGCTCTCTCGCCCAAAACCCAAGTCAGAAAAACCCTCTACACAACAAAAGAATGTCAGAGAAGCCCAAtcaaataagcagaggatcATGAAGAGTGTGGATGATAAGAAGCTGCAACCAGTGACTAAAGTGACCAGAACTGGGAAAAGTAAAGCTGTGACCGCTTCTTTAGATGGCTCTGGTGCAGTTTCAGCTAAGCCTAGCTTTTATAACAAGGTAACCAAGAAAAGCAGTGTGGTGCCCTTGGAATCAAAGCCTCTCCGAAAGAGCTCTGGAATTGGTCATGGTGTTTCTCCTTTGGCAAAGAAAAAACCCGCTGAGCTCGAGAAAGCAGTGACTGGTTGTGGAAATTCGAGCGAAGAACAAAAGAATGAGCAAATTGGTGTCGTTTCTGACCTGATGAGTCAGCATGAAGTGGTAGATGGCGCATCAGTGGTTGTAGCTGATGCTACTGTGGAGCCAGAAACACAGGAAAGTAGCACTCAGGAGTGTGATGAAGCTGAGAAAAAGGATCAAGTTGTTCACGAGGGTGGATATGGTTCAAAAAACATTACAGAACCTTTAGATGTCCGAACTGAAGAAGAATCGACCATCTCTCCCATGGCGTGGGTAGAAATTGAAGAGCATCAGGATCCCCCAAGTCTATGTGATGACCCTGTCTCTGAAGTACTATCTCATGCCAGTAATTTACCAATTGGATCATCAAGTCCACGTGTACGCCATTCTTTATCACAGATGCTGCAAGAAGAAAGTAGTGAACCTGACATTTGCGAGTGGGGTAATGCCGAAAATCCTCCTTCAATGATATACCAGAAAGATGCTCCTAAAGGATTGAAGAGACTATTGAAATTTGCTCGAAAGAACAAGGGCGATGGAAACACATCTGGTTGGTCTAGCCCATCCATGTATTCTGAGGGAGAGGATGATATGGATGACCCCAAAGTTTCTAGCAAGAGGAGCACTGAAAATCTACTGAAGGCACTTCATGCAAAGAATCTTGTTGCTAATGAACAACTCTCTG CTCATTTGGGTGGTCATAAGTTTCATGACAGTCACGTTTCAGCTGGAGCTTCTACAACGAAAG CATCGAGGtcattcttctctctttcagCATTTAGAGGCAGCAAACCAAGCGAGACCAAGTTCCGATAA
- the LOC115743829 gene encoding uncharacterized protein LOC115743829 isoform X1: MGGDIDSDAILEYASFQISSGQERFEAYGCIHNKVEKLATGGLDQLLPYIPALRDLYTEGSNCNFKIQLPDNLSGSSWFTKSTLNNFLHIVGSRSLATITKPIRDEMSQLEEARKFQVSLFPQPGIDAESADASRNELLRAMDLRLMVLRGELAAAFGQVAGDTYSVEEMNNIADFSQLLGAAELENALHRILETSKNSQFVDSEDNSSIKRDSKDVEFARKERSNLISKAVNTEVPVQYNVSPAKVAQVERESSTGSEDSSDSNDEDQTSAERSRSMLRSASRRRSASPMRRVQIGRGGSRRAAALTIKSLNYFPARERTVANDIDEEGSEQPNKKPENDLRMSVQDRINLFESKQRDQAVEIEKRRSLVNISIGANKSVLRRWSAGVGGSSSFQHESEINPDITPVCSGDTVEEVTKDSAEVTVEVNVMSESQPVVETDEDVRLEKWESGGSPPVDNISDSRAVQGEENNDRSISSAEWNRQKEEELNQMMLKMMKSKNASNKAELSGSQELPVEQRGGFYDQYRQKRDERLRGENAGKREEKQAQFRAMQRTLNERKAEMATANTNDSSKKTSSKKPQKPLNTASQPAKVKKETPNPSVTKKTSPKTSLVPRTRKSWPSTPTMRTTGTSPAKTSGPLSSTGAAPTRRKPQPAGPTPSLSRPKPKSEKPSTQQKNVREAQSNKQRIMKSVDDKKLQPVTKVTRTGKSKAVTASLDGSGAVSAKPSFYNKVTKKSSVVPLESKPLRKSSGIGHGVSPLAKKKPAELEKAVTGCGNSSEEQKNEQIGVVSDLMSQHEVVDGASVVVADATVEPETQESSTQECDEAEKKDQVVHEGGYGSKNITEPLDVRTEEESTISPMAWVEIEEHQDPPSLCDDPVSEVLSHASNLPIGSSSPRVRHSLSQMLQEESSEPDICEWGNAENPPSMIYQKDAPKGLKRLLKFARKNKGDGNTSGWSSPSMYSEGEDDMDDPKVSSKRSTENLLKALHAKNLVANEQLSAHLGGHKFHDSHVSAGASTTKASRSFFSLSAFRGSKPSETKFR; this comes from the exons ATGGGGGGTGATATAGACTCAGATGCCATTTTGGAATATGCTTCATTTCAGATTTCATCCGGGCAGGAGAG GTTTGAAGCATACGGTTGTATTCATAACAAGGTGGAAAAGTTGGCAACTGGAGGTTTGGATCAATTACTTCCCTACATACCTGCTCTGAGAGACTTGTACACGGAAGGCTCCAACTGTAACTTTAAAATACAGCTTCCAGACAACCTTTCTGGGTCAAGTTGGTTCACAAAATCTACTTTGAACAA TTTTCTGCATATTGTTGGTTCACGAAGTCTTGCGACCATAACCAAACCGATAAGAGATGAGATGTCTCAACTGGAGGAAGCTAGAAAGTTTCAAGTTTCTTTGTTCCCCCAA CCTGGAATAGACGCTGAATCAGCAGATGCTTCGAG GAATGAACTGTTGCGAGCTATGGATCTGAGGCTCATGGTGTTGAGAGGGGAGTTAGCTGCAGCGTTTGGTCAAGTTGCAGGTGACACCTACTCTGTTGAAGAGATGAACAATATAGCAGATTTCTCTCAACTTCTTGGAGCAGCAGAATTGGA GAATGCCTTGCATAGGATTCTAGAAACAAGCAAAAACAGCCAGTTTGTTGATTCCGAGGACAATTCCTCAATCAAACGTGATTCAAAGGATGTGGAATTTGCTAGGAAGGAGAGGAGTAATTTGATATCAAAGGCAGTAAACACAGAAGTGCCTGTACAGTACAATGTTTCACCGGCGAAAGTTGCACAGGTTGAGCGAGAGAGCTCAACAGGAAGTGAGGATTCTTCGGACTCTAATGATGAAGATCAAACATCTGCAGAAAGAAGTCGAAGTATGTTAAGATCTGCATCACGTAGAAGGTCAGCATCTCCAATGCGCAGGGTTCAAATAGGGAGAGGTGGGTCCCGTAGGGCTGCTGCCCTAACAATCAAGAGCCTCAATTATTTTCCAGCTAGAGAGAGGACCGTTGCTAATGACATTGATGAAGAGGGATCTGAGCAACCTAATAAAAAACCAGAAAATGATCTACGAATGAGTGTTCAGGATCGAATCAATCTTTTTGAAAGTAAGCAAAGGGATCAGGCTGTGGAGATTGAGAAAAGGAGGTCATTAGTTAACATATCTATAGGTGCAAATAAATCTGTTTTGAGGCGATGGAGTGCTGGTGTGGGAGGCTCTTCCTCGTTCCAACACGAGTCAGAGATTAATCCGGATATTACTCCAGTATGTTCAGGCGATACCGTGGAAGAGGTTACGAAGGATTCAGCAGAAGTGACTGTGGAAGTGAATGTAATGTCTGAAAGTCAACCTGTTGTTGAGACCGATGAAGATGTAAGATTGGAAAAATGGGAAAGTGGGGGCTCTCCTCCGGTAGATAATATCTCAGACAGTAGAGCAGTCcaaggagaagaaaataatgataggTCAATATCCTCGGCTGAATGGAATCGGCAGAAAGAAGAGGAGTTGAACCAGATGATgctaaaaatgatgaaaagtAAGAATGCTTCTAATAAAGCCGAACTCAGTGGAAGTCAAGAACTTCCTGTTGAGCAGCGAGGAGGGTTCTATGATCAGTATAGACAGAAGAGGGATGAGAGGCTTCGAGGAGAGAATGCTGGAAAACGAGAGGAAAAACAAGCACAATTTAGAGCCATGCAACGAACTCTAAATGAGAGGAAAGCTGAAATGGCCACTGCAAATACAAATGATAGCAGCAAAAAGACTTCCTCAAAGAAGCCCCAGAAGCCACTCAATACGGCATCTCAACCTGCAAAAGTTAAGAAAGAAACCCCAAATCCTTCCGTAACCAAGAAGACTTCCCCGAAAACATCTCTTGTACCTAGGACGCGTAAATCATGGCCATCAACTCCAACAATGAGAACCACGGGAACATCACCAGCTAAGACTTCTGGTCCCCTATCTTCTACAGGCGCTGCACCAACTCGTCGAAAACCTCAGCCAGCGGGTCCTACGCCATCGCTCTCTCGCCCAAAACCCAAGTCAGAAAAACCCTCTACACAACAAAAGAATGTCAGAGAAGCCCAAtcaaataagcagaggatcATGAAGAGTGTGGATGATAAGAAGCTGCAACCAGTGACTAAAGTGACCAGAACTGGGAAAAGTAAAGCTGTGACCGCTTCTTTAGATGGCTCTGGTGCAGTTTCAGCTAAGCCTAGCTTTTATAACAAGGTAACCAAGAAAAGCAGTGTGGTGCCCTTGGAATCAAAGCCTCTCCGAAAGAGCTCTGGAATTGGTCATGGTGTTTCTCCTTTGGCAAAGAAAAAACCCGCTGAGCTCGAGAAAGCAGTGACTGGTTGTGGAAATTCGAGCGAAGAACAAAAGAATGAGCAAATTGGTGTCGTTTCTGACCTGATGAGTCAGCATGAAGTGGTAGATGGCGCATCAGTGGTTGTAGCTGATGCTACTGTGGAGCCAGAAACACAGGAAAGTAGCACTCAGGAGTGTGATGAAGCTGAGAAAAAGGATCAAGTTGTTCACGAGGGTGGATATGGTTCAAAAAACATTACAGAACCTTTAGATGTCCGAACTGAAGAAGAATCGACCATCTCTCCCATGGCGTGGGTAGAAATTGAAGAGCATCAGGATCCCCCAAGTCTATGTGATGACCCTGTCTCTGAAGTACTATCTCATGCCAGTAATTTACCAATTGGATCATCAAGTCCACGTGTACGCCATTCTTTATCACAGATGCTGCAAGAAGAAAGTAGTGAACCTGACATTTGCGAGTGGGGTAATGCCGAAAATCCTCCTTCAATGATATACCAGAAAGATGCTCCTAAAGGATTGAAGAGACTATTGAAATTTGCTCGAAAGAACAAGGGCGATGGAAACACATCTGGTTGGTCTAGCCCATCCATGTATTCTGAGGGAGAGGATGATATGGATGACCCCAAAGTTTCTAGCAAGAGGAGCACTGAAAATCTACTGAAGGCACTTCATGCAAAGAATCTTGTTGCTAATGAACAACTCTCTG CTCATTTGGGTGGTCATAAGTTTCATGACAGTCACGTTTCAGCTGGAGCTTCTACAACGAAAG CATCGAGGtcattcttctctctttcagCATTTAGAGGCAGCAAACCAAGCGAGACCAAGTTCCGATAA